The Liolophura sinensis isolate JHLJ2023 chromosome 12, CUHK_Ljap_v2, whole genome shotgun sequence genome segment gcattatggtgagaggaaatcgggcagagcccgggagaaacccacgaccatccgcaggttgctggaagaccttcccagtctggttttactctctatgctgtaggtcttgAGTTATATTTTTACcctaaacaaataagtaaatgaataggCCTGCTGTGTAACTATTGTCAGGTACAGGTTTACTCCggtttgtccggtttcctccatccatcaTGAAACCTGATCACCTTCACatgaaaagtgaaagtgaaaataaataaataagattagtgatgctgttgttttgttgttaatatgCACATGCTAATATTTCAGGGTGGGCAAAATCATGGACCAGGACGACAAATCACGCCAGCaatttcttgaaaccaacaatgTCGCGGCAAGACCTCCAACAGCAAAATCTGCGAAAAAGGGTGATCCCCTGATTGCGATCTGTATCTGCCTTATTACACTGATCATTGTATTGCTCAGCTGTTTAGTTATAGCCCAGATCAGGCGTCGCAGTGTGCCGGCTTGCTCGTACCCGAAAACTTTTTGCCTACCCTGTGAGTCCCTCCGACTCAGCCCCGGGgaaaacaagtaccatttcaaAGATTTTGGCCACGACCGTGTGGACCGTGCCCTGGACCAGGATTGTTGTGCTGAGAATCCAAAAGACCTGCAACGTCTTGTCGAAATTGTGAGTTACCGGTACTTTAGTGTTGATAACAGTGACGTGTACtgcaaatgttcattttttacAGCACCTTTtttgtgcaatttatgcatatatttattatgaaatgGGTGCTAAACATTATTCGTATGTCTCATTATACATACacgcttcataaaactgtgcaagttATTTCTCAACACGCCATAgtttttttctcagaatgtttcaaaattattGGCTGCACAGGTGGTTGAAacggttgaaaaattagggcaGAGAGAGTAAGACCGGCCAGAAGCAGCGACGACTGCTAGTGTGacacgtaagcggtgaaatacggcatcttaATTGTCAGTTAACatcagttacggttttattctaactattcatgcaAAATGCTGAGATAATAGTGACCCACATAGCACCAATTTATTGAacgttctgagtttggcttccCGAGCACTTCCAGTTTATGACTTGAGttttaagttgcttgataaatacaaaCCATTGGCCTTGTGTTTACCGGTAGCCAGTGTGACCCTTTTCATTCAACGACCGAGGCCAAACGCTGCATGGTCAGTTGTTTCAGTTCAGTTCACTGGGACTTACTTTTACATTGCCGGTATATAAATCGTCTGCATTACAAAAAGTGCAGCGACGACGGTgggatagttggtaaatggtgaAGTGTATCATTGGTGAAATCTGGCCACTTTTTACCTCTGTcgggtttttattctaactgttggtGTATAAGCGTAGAAAGTAGCAATGTGTACGCCCCTGTGGCCCAAagagaattgggtaaaaaaaatgcagtcatgttGGTTGCAATTTATCATGCAGAAGTAAGTggcaatttatcagacgtcaagttacacattttgcacATCAGATACAATTGTAGCACACCTGCGACGGAATCAGTAACATTTACTTAAAGACATTTCTCAATTGTTTATCACGAACACATATCTGACAAATCATAATCAAAagcggatatatatatatatatatatatatatatatatatatatatatatatatatgtgtgtgtgtgtgtgtgtgtgtgtgtatatatatatatatatatatatatatatatatatatatatatatatatatatatatatatatgtgtgtgtgtgtgtatatatatatatatatatatatatatatatatatatatatatatatatgtgtgtgtgtgtgtctgtgtctgtgtctgtgtctgtgtgtgcCTGTGTAGCCGGAGTGGAGAGTCAACAGTGTCGGTAGAGTGTACTTTATTACTGGATAGTTTTGAACACAGTTTGAAAACAATCAACGGAAAAAAGGGTCAGCAGCCTAGCTGTGGAAGAGCAAATAAACCCCTTTTAGTACAAACTCAGTGAAAGTATGCAATCACTGACAGATTATTTCAATTAGAGAAGTTAACAAAAGTACAAACTTTAACAGAGAGATGTACCTTACATACAAATTACTGGTGTTCTCCCTACTGATCAAAAATACTAAGGAAATACAGCATGCTGTATTAGTACTGACACATTCATTACACAATTCCCAGCcataaaaagttattttatcaTACTTACAACATAACTTAGCTCACCACATTACACATTCTCTATAACCCTATCTTGTCTTGTGAATTTATCTCTGAACTAACCAAACACGTTTGAATTCCCACAACATGTGACAATTAATGACATATTTAATAATAAGATGTAGCATGCTTCATCACAGAAGTAAACATTACACAGGTATACAGAAAATGTGTACAATGATCCTTACCAGGAACAAACTATACAAATCTCGCAATGCCAGACCTAGCGCTAGACAATAACAACACAGCTGTGCCATTTTCTCTGTCGTTAGATTTAGGCCTAACATTTCTATACTCATTTCACTACCCACATCGATTATCAGTCACAACAACACTTTGCAACATCGTGAAAATACCGATATTTAAGAACGATGAAAAATACAGCTATCTTACCGTTAATAACAGTCTGGAGATCGGTTTGGCACAATTTCTTATCACGGCTCAGGTCATTCTCCGGACTTACAGTTCCTGTCCCTATCATAGGTTAAATTTACATTAATACCAGTTTAGGAATCACAACCGAAATTGAATAAAGCAACATTTTAGGTTGTTAGCGAACCTTAACAAACTTTAATGAAAACTAATTACCTCGGCAGTGAATGAGGTTCACAGTGAAAACAcgtcaaagggagataaccctacaaggtgaaaacaacaacaaaaaggcCTACTTATTTCCcccattacatatatatatcggATATCAATCTGATTTTTCTTAGGTCATTGAAGCACTTAGAGGGGTACTGGGCGTGTTGGATTCATCCGTAACTAtctaatttttaaaacaatcaCTTTCATGAGTAAGTGGTATTTTGTGATGGCTGTGaggaataaagaaaataattggAGATGGTAGTGTTTATAACAACTGCGGTGTTTCAATTGCATAAAGAAAGTCTGCTTCGAGCATGTCTCTGCCTTATATATAGAATTTCAACTGCaatgttgtgtatttatttatttattcgtgttttacacaatacccaagaatatttcacttatacgacggtgaccagcgcTATAGTGAGTGGACACTAACGCCATGTAATATAATTCTTTGCATTATAATATATTAATACTATTAATACTGGCTAGTCTTTACTGACatttcccttttttctttttttttcttttttttttggacagtttGTTAAACGGAAACAAAGAATTCAGCGCTTGAAGGAACTTGGTAAGACTTGTTATTAACGgtttataaaatgtaacatttattgtaaaattttagaAAGAAAGTATAACATAGATTTTGGCAAAAAGTGACTAACACAAAGCCAAGGGAATTTTTACTATTATCTTACAATAGAccaaataattaccattcacGAAATGTCAGTCTCGTCGGTGAATACGTTACGTTTAAAAACTGGGAATAACACTCGTAAAATTGATAACGTGAGCTCCAATATAACATGCTGAATTAGACGTTGCATCATAACGGTTAGGACGTGACGTCACTTGACGAAAATtcccatgtaggcctactgacgGAGTAAACGGACTGTTGTCATCTGTTTAATTCacttttgtatcattttttttaaatgagctTTTGCAGTCATCGTTTCACACTTACACTTCATTAATCTTTTCACATTattctgtaaaatgttttgCGTCACTTGTTTGATCACTTATTGAAGAAAAGAACATCTGTTTAACCCATTTAAGTCAACACTTTCATATCTTGTATCTTCTAGCGATTTACAATGGTAGGAACACTCCTGAGGAAAGAAGAGTTCCCGCTACAC includes the following:
- the LOC135479628 gene encoding uncharacterized protein LOC135479628 isoform X2, translated to MDQDDKSRQQFLETNNVAARPPTAKSAKKGDPLIAICICLITLIIVLLSCLVIAQIRRRSVPACSYPKTFCLPCESLRLSPGENKYHFKDFGHDRVDRALDQDCCAENPKDLQRLVEIFVKRKQRIQRLKELAIYNGRNTPEERRVPATHLVKLTPSIVTINANRGKEVEWDDSDDNLSFLQRFTRKGHTVIIPEKGYYYVYSQLIFEEASNSSTVLSSACHVLMRQSAIAGVPVDELMTNSVTITGGVSEASSSYLGAVFELMKNDTIWIQVRGRGARLNPIKHAHGNYFGLYKV